In Dermochelys coriacea isolate rDerCor1 chromosome 10, rDerCor1.pri.v4, whole genome shotgun sequence, one DNA window encodes the following:
- the LOC119862580 gene encoding glucagon receptor-like — translation MKGMFCSLYNWMLVHLAWMCLLSSMQHCRAKVLEKTFEEWMRYRDECLKKLANDPYPTGLYCNRTFDMYACWPDGSPGSTINVSCPFYLPWFEKVKHGLVSRKCGPDGQWVMVNGTQPWRDYSPCEEEMESTMEEEGARRLMASFKVLYTVGYSLSLLALVSALLILTIFRKLRCTRNYIHANLFASFGLRAISVIVKDALLEKRWGMEILHVSDWEALLSNKAAVGCRVAQVMMQYCILANHYWFLVEAIYLYKLLIGAVFSEKNYYTLYLYLGWGTPVVFVVPWLVAKYLKENAECWALNENMAYWWIIRIPILLASLINLLIFMRILKVILAKLRANQKGYADYKLRLAKATLTLIPLFGIHEVVFIFAMDEQTTGILRYIKVFFTLFLNSFQGFLVAVLYCFANKEVKSEMKKKWQLWKLDHPALCCTQ, via the exons ATGAAGGGCATGTTCTGCTCCTTGTACAACTGGATGCTTGTTCACCTTGCCTGGATGTGTCTCCTTTCCTCCATGCAG CACTGCAGAGCGAAGGTTCTGGAGAAGACCTTCGAGGAGTGGATGAGATATCGGGATGAGTGCTTGAAGAAGCTGGCAAATGATCCATACCCCACAG GGCTCTACTGCAACCGGACGTTCGACATGTACGCCTGCTGGCCAGATGGGAGCCCGGGCAGCACCATCAACGTGTCTTGCCCTTTCTACCTGCCGTGGTTCGAGAAAG TGAAACATGGGTTGGTGAGCCGCAAGTGTGGGCCAGATGGGCAATGGGTGATGGTGAATGGAACGCAGCCATGGAGGGACTACTCCCCGTGCGAGGAGGAGATGGAGTCCACCATGGAGGAG GAAGGGGCCCGCCGGCTGATGGCGAGTTTCAAGGTGCTCTACACGGTGGGATACTCGCTGTCGCTCCTGGCGCTGGTCTCTGCCCTGCTCATCCTCACCATCTTCAG GAAACTCCGCTGCACCCGCAACTACATACACGCAAACCTCTTTGCCTCCTTTGGGCTGCGGGCCATCTCGGTGATTGTCAAAGACGCGCTGCTGGAGAAGCGGTGGGGCATGGAAATCCTGCATGTGTCTGACTGGGAAGCGCTGCTGAGCAACAAG GCTGCAGTTGGCTGCCGGGTGGCTCAAGTCATGATGCAATACTGCATTCTAGCCAATCACTACTGGTTTCTGGTGGAAGCCATCTACCTGTACAAGCTTCTGATTGGAGCGGTGTTTTCCGAGAAGAACTACTACACGCTCTACCTGTACCTAGGCTGGG GAACCCCCGTGGTGTTCGTGGTGCCGTGGCTGGTGGCCAAATACCTGAAGGAGAATGCAGA GTGCTGGGCTCTGAATGAGAACATGGCCTACTGGTGGATCATCAGGATCCCCATCCTGCTGGCGTCCCTG ATCAATCTGCTGATCTTCATGAGGATTCTCAAGGTGATCCTGGCCAAGCTACGTGCCAACCAGAAAGGCTATGCGGACTACAAGCTGCG GCTGGCCAAGGCCACGCTGACCCTCATCCCCCTCTTCGGGATCCACGAGGTGGTCTTCATCTTTGCCATGGATGAGCAGACCACGGGCATCCTGCGCTACATCAAAGTCTTCTTCACGCTCTTCCTCAACTCTTTTCAG GGTTTCTTGGTCGCTGTGTTGTACTGCTTTGCCAATAAAGAG GTGAAGTCAGAAATGAAGAAGAAATGGCAGCTCTGGAAGCTTGACCATCCAGCGCTCTGCTGCACACAGTGA